tttaatgcttgaaaagtcaatagaccagaattttttcccttggtgcagggaacagcacagtatgatctattgaacaatagatcatactgagctgttccctgcacctcgggaaaaatattctggtctattgactgctcaagcattaaataattgtatattccATTCATcaacagtttttaaaagttatagaATTAATTAATGCCTCATTACATATTTGTacaagaaagatttttttatcttcCTAGAGAAAGATGATCTGTTATGTGTACTTGGGTTAAACAGTGGTATTTTCTTTGTCAAACTCATTTACATTTGCAATGCAATTTACATGTAGCactatatatgaatatatgatTCTCAAAAAGAACATAACTTGCCTCTTTGCGATCCTCTTCCTTTGTTTGGAAGAAGTAATAGAGTAGGTCCAATACTAGCTTCTGTTGCATGTTGGCGGCAGCCTGtgtttaatgattaaaaaaagctCTACATGCCTAAGATTGTTTCAATTGGTGATAACGTCtaatttaatgcattatatCGGTTTATACATTATTACAGTAGTGTATTTACCTCATGCATCCTCTGGAGAACGCGGGCTCTCTTGGCTTTGTCAGTAGGAATGAGTTGTGTCCCTTTGTCTGTGTAAGTACACTAGGAAAgcaaataacaaaattagggatctctctctctctacttacatatgtacatatatataggTTTATTACCTCGAGGTATTCACAAATTGCGTTGGATTCATTAACCACGATGTCTCCATCTTTAAAGGTAGGTACctatacaaataaaattatatacaaataattataatagctttccaaaaagcttgccagacttaacaaaattattcaacagaagcatgcatgtatcaattaggcttttaggatatgaattttaattttcgctgctgatcatcAATTCGTAAACAACGTGCAGATTTAAGAAATTTCGGTCTTTTCTTTGATATAaggcatgtgcatgtatatcacttgaaattaaATTAGTTTTCATGGTTTCAAATCTGTCCGATAAATGACAGATGGTAGAGACATgccagaaaaaaattaacatccaTACGTATAGCGTGAAGATAAATTCTCTTAACAGCTATGAGTTTGAAAGTCTATTTTTCTGGCATGTCACTATCATATCTTTGTCATTGAAAAAAGAGCAatgtctttcaaaaaaaaaaagaaaaaaaaatgctagaGAATACATGGTTAAGATCTGGAGGAGTACGGTTGGGCTAACTATGCTGGAACCCCGTACGTTAGTAAAGCGTGTGTGATATCGGAGTAGCTGTGCTGGAATACCGCATGTAAGTGTCGATTTTGGGTACAGAATTTTATCGGACTGTCCGTGCTGGAATCTTCGCACGTTATCAAGCTTTCATCTGGAAACTCCAAGATTCGGgttttttgttgctttttttaataCCATGTACCGTTATGTATAGTCCAACCTAAATACAACTTGTTGGACTTATGTTTCGTTTTGTAGTTTTTATTCAGCGTAAAATTGAGCGAGTGTAACGAATTGAGCTTTCCCCTGAATTCACAATATGgactttaaaaaaactttaactttaCATTTCACAGTTTACAATGCAAGATACTTTCGTGAAAGTTGGGTAGTATTTTAGTAGAAAGTCAAGTGGCTCTGCCGGGATAACCACAACTTCATTGGTGAAAATTAACGATGAAATCTTTTCACacttaaaatttcataatttcttgAAAGTTTATAGTGATCGATCCAGATTCTACTTGACGATACAACCAtttcttataaacttttgaacaaattgattgaacatttttcaaagaaattctacatgagaatcacaaaacgcttttttaaatgacgcttgataaagaatgtacaagaaaaaaaattcgatgagatttcgtctgctaaacatttaaAGTTTTCTCGGTAAAGCCAAAcgtctctcatttcttgaaaagaacataaacctttgttgactttttattgtacaacaacttgttgattaaataaacaatcaaattaattgattaatttgaaaaaaaacaaaacaaacgcttgcttttccggtgattatttttagggacttgtcaacactcgaacgttacagctacttatagcaaagTACGCaagtatattcaacagtcggcataataataacaatagtgtagTGTTGTgcggaggcgagtgcactatgtatcaaaccctgactactatttaggcatagtacatgcacaacacaacactattatataaatagttagACTAGACCAGTATGTACCCTTTAAAGTCCGCCgcattaggggtttttagggaaCATGCTAGCTGATAAGATAGAACACCATGTGCACTACAGTTAATGTAACAATTAACAGACCTGAACATGTACCACTACTAATTGCGGCTATATTAAATTGGTCTACATTCTACACTGCATTATATCTGACATGGAAactcaattttcttttttttaaaaactccgTATTAAATTGCACTTATTTAAGATTATTACCTTCGTGTCCCTTAAATATGAAATGCAAACCTCAATGcagtcaattaaaaaaaaacaattgtgaCAGTTGAAAAACTAGAGCAGAAATAGACATGATTATCGGTAGTTCAAAATGAAGAGCAAAAAAGACATTATTATAAATTGGAacagttaaaaattatattaaaagaaaaaatatcccACACCACACATATTATTGATAGCTTTATTATTTTCACTTAACGGTCACTattttgaaggggggggggggtttacatTTTTCAGCTACCTATATACTATATTGTTACACCACTTAATGCACACACTTTCGCGTCGGGTATTATAGTTTATGGCTATTCAATTAGCAATTAATACGTCGATATGAATTTAATACAGAACGTGTTAATAGATTAAATGTCACTCATAGATTTGAATTTAAACCCCATGCATGCATTATGCATAATAAATagcaataaggtcttccgttggaaacgaaagaccttaataaaaaggaCAGTTAAATGCCtaacgtgtacatgtatactataaattacaattaattACACGGCCTGCATACTTGTTACGCATGTAAGATGGAACATTTGCGTACCTGACCTCGGGGGTTGAGTTTTAGAATATCCTCCCCTTTCTGTTCCTTGTTGCTGAACGTTATCAATTTGTTCTTGTATCCCCCGAAACCTTTCTCCTCCAAAACTATCATAGGCTTCCAGCAGGGAATGCTGCCCGACCCCCAGAACAGAAACATGTTCTCTgccatgatgatgatgatattgCCACTCTCACTGACTGTGTGTTTGTACAGTGTGTAGAATCACAAGTAGTATGGAATGCCGAGagggaatttttttcataaactgcTGTTTTGGGCACGTAATACAAACAGTCCAGAAGGATTCAGAGGATATTTAGGTTTAGAAATAACTCTTTGATACTGGAGAAATCTGTTacatcttggatttttttttcagtgtcaagggcattgaaataaaacacatccATTTTTGGCACTGATTGTCCTATGACAAAACAGAATGACAGTAGTAGCACGTATAGAGGGGCCTATAGGTAAgtaaagaaacaaacaaataagggTTACACATATAGTGTACAGTGGGTTCCTCAATATTCCTCCagtaccaattttcgtggatttcgctGTCGAATTGATCCAaagaattaaatgttcattgaagtacaattttttatttctattttattattggCCAGGAAATAATGTGTtgttgaaactgtgattttcattaaatccacaaaaattgatgaccatgaatattgataaaaccacagTATGTGCAAATTTTGGTAATATATTGAAactgaaaaatacaaatattttgtgtagctgttaaagaaaaaaagccTTAAAGTCCTTTTAATGAGAATTTCCATCTgccatacatgtacttgataggttaaaaattatgagttttgaGATTTCTGATATATTCTTTAGGGCCTGGAGACCTCATAGAAAAATTAGAAAGAATCTTGCAGGATAACGAGGTATCCTTAATAGCTGCACGTGCTGAAAGGTAAACGACATGTTAACAggttatttgtaaaaaaaaaaaatgtttgaaactgCACTTTCAGCAAGTCAATTTGAATTGAGTGTTTCATAAGCATACACTGGTAATCAATGCAAATTTGtgagaaattatttttctctgtaaaaaattaaatatttttgtgatattattttaaattatgaaatgtaTTTGATGAATTTTAAGTTGAAAAGCTTTCTTTCTAATTTTCTCCATAAAATTTTGACAACCTTTGAACGATGCAAAAGAAAGACTTGTAAATGTTGACCTTAGACTagtcatgcgcggatctagagggggggtcgggggggtcccgaccccccctggaaaatgaaaatttattaaatttacatagtaaaattaccgcgaaaatatgcctcggaccccccctggcaaacacaattatccttcggaccccccctggaaaaattttctggatccgcgcatgctagTAAAGGTCATTTGACATGTTCAAGGTCAAATTGATGAGAAGAAGTATGGTTAAGATTTAAAATGGATGgcttaaatgattttgttacaGGGAAGAAAGAGATTTCACTCAGACGTTGAGGAGAGAACAAGATGCAGCATTTTTAAAATCCTCGAAAGCTGACCAAGAAAAGGTAAAGTGATGACTTTAAAGTTTACTTATTTTATGGTACCATAATAGTTCtttatgatatgataatttttcatgTTACACATACTTTACTGCTGAAAATGTCTGTCATGATGGTTTCTTCTTCATAAAACTTATCATGTTTAAATGCATATCAATAGGAAAGGAAACGGAGAGAAGAGCAGGATAAAATTGACCAAGAAAAACAAAGATTAGTGGATGaggaaaacaaaagaaaagaaatgataCAGGTAATTTTTAGCTCACAGAGACGAAGTTGGGggaagcttatgctataccccagTGTAGGCGTCCAGACCTGGTTAAAGATTTTGTTgtaggtcctgtatctaagttattacttgccCTGTCTTCACCAAatttgcatggatgatgcatctggacctacttatggacttgaaagacttggatgctgaatctgggccatgaatttcagatgctggaggaggttaaggtttttgtagcaagttaaagtttttggtgcaggtgctctttgatagccatttctaagttactactggtcctaacttcaccaaaattgcatagttggtgcatcttatgataatgatgcaccagacagacttgaatgctgaatttgaGCTATacgtttcggatgctggaggaggttaaggtttttagagctggttaaagtttatAGAGCAGGtgcctctgatgattatatcttagttataactggtcctaacttcaccaaacttgcattaaatggtgcgtcttatgatactgatgcaccctacaggtttgaatgctgaatctgagagCATCTTCATGCagtaaaatgatttttgtatATATGCCAGAGGTTGAAGATTGATTTCATGCATGATGGAACGCAAGAAGTGAAGAACCTGAATAGGTTTTTATAGCTGTTTTAAATGCCCACAGGGAGAGTTACTATCTGCCCCTGGGGATAGAGGATAGgaagttgttttaaataaaacatgtatatgcTAGCaaccttgttttagtttatctatgaaaacatatacacataaaacctaTCTTAAAAGTTGACAAATatgggaaaattattttctatcagaatcttgcaccttttcaatatcaggcTATGCACTCTATTATGATCTTTCAACTTTTCGCCATattaaaattataggtttcatagtcctttttgtaagatttcaggcagggaggtggtcatcattacagtattataatttttctactccagaatgaaatttaattgaatgcatatatgagattcttcgacaagtttgtgtatggccTATGGTACTCAAGttaccgttaaggcctattggcctcttgattttcttattttttttggggggggggggcggtaaTTCTACTAAGTAAAATATAAGTTCGCAATTTCCAGACGGAGTCCCGATCCATCCCCACCTCCCAGATATGTGcttgtatatatgtattattacTGGAATGCAAgatgaaaaaattaagattcCTCATCTCGCGGTTTATTTTTAGGAAAGAGAAAGAATGAAGGAAGAATTAAAGATTGAAATCCCAGAGGAGCCTGCAGTAGATGACCCAGATGTAGTACGAATCGTTCTGAGGTTACCTCACGGATCAAGGACTGAAAGAAGATTTCTGAAAACCAATCATTAAAGGTGATGCCTGATAAAAACGACCACACTATAGTTGCTTTATTATATAACTGGTCAAGGTGTGCATGCttctgtaaaagtggttatttacgcaTGGGGGGAATTTACACTAGTTACATGGTAAGCTTAAAACCGTGTAAAATATCCCTGTgcgtatggtaaaaaaaaatcaaaacttgtgTATGGTAAATCATGCATCtgcatactgtggaatcatttaaattcgtgggggccaattttcctGGATTGtggattttttgcttattcgtggggatgttaTTTCATGGATGCGCcggttttctttttcattaacaaagataactctttatgaatttgttttcgttgaggatgtaaattcgtcggggagggctacccacgaataccacgaaaattgagtcaccacaaattctaatgattctacagtatttaATGCCCATGCGTATTGTTTGACCCCAGAAAATGTGTACTTTACCACCAGTGTAAATAACAACTTTTACAGTACTATCAACTTTTACAATACTATGAATGCAGTATTGTGtattgatttcaatatttactttgtatttcagtttttatattattttgcattCTGTCATGAGGACTGTCCGGATGACTTTCATGTAGTGACAAATTTCCCCGAAGGACTCTCCCCTGTGAACCCTCAAAGAACGGCCCTGATCCCCCTTCCTTTGAAGAGGCGGGGCTAGGCTAAAATGAAATGCTTTTTGTACAAGATAATGAGGCATGATTTTCACAGGATATACATTTGGAATAACACTATGGCTCCAAAAAGGAAAAGTTTCAAAACGAAGGCTATGTAAAATGCAGGCGTTTACCAAGAAATTTGGTAggaagaaaggaaaaaaaagcaAGGGAAGATTCtattatgttatgcattttATTGATCAGAAAATTGTCGTTTATATTTTGACCAGAATGTTGTTCCTCTTTATAACCAAATACAAATGTAGTAAGAAGTACGTGTTGTCAAGTCAATGAGCAACCCAGATGTTCctgtttttaaggtcttccgttttcaacggaagaccctcttgttattctattgtttttaaggtcttccgtttccaacggaagaccttattgttttcgttcggtttctttttccctattattattattttttttctttttttttccaaccaattttgtgtacgcgatttctctgAATCTACCCgaccgatttacatgaaactttcaggtctgatagataatgatctgaaccttattggaaattttttttaatgatgacgtcacttccggttttgagttatttacaatttaacgattttcaga
This genomic window from Magallana gigas chromosome 5, xbMagGiga1.1, whole genome shotgun sequence contains:
- the LOC136275710 gene encoding glutathione S-transferase A-like isoform X4 is translated as MAENMFLFWGSGSIPCWKPMIVLEEKGFGGYKNKLITFSNKEQKGEDILKLNPRGQVPTFKDGDIVVNESNAICEYLEAAANMQQKLVLDLLYYFFQTKEEDRKEAKVAKKVEAAKEELDRWEAYLGETKAFVAGPDFSMADVWFYPFIAQSVRMGLELEKFPNMKAYYDKVTARPSVQKSWPPHWKEEPPIISPFKGRI
- the LOC136275710 gene encoding glutathione S-transferase A-like isoform X3, whose protein sequence is MAENMFLFWGSGSIPCWKPMIVLEEKGFGGYKNKLITFSNKEQKGEDILKLNPRGQVPTFKDGDIVVNESNAICEYLEAAANMQQKLVLDLLYYFFQTKEEDRKEEEVAKKVEAAKEELDRWEAYLGETKAFVAGPDFSMADVWFYPFIAQSVRMGLELEKFPNMKAYYDKVTARPSVQKSWPPHWKEEPPIISPFKGRI
- the LOC136275710 gene encoding glutathione S-transferase A-like isoform X2, which encodes MAENMFLFWGSGSIPCWKPMIVLEEKGFGGYKNKLITFSNKEQKGEDILKLNPRGQVPTFKDGDIVVNESNAICEYLECTYTDKGTQLIPTDKAKRARVLQRMHEAAANMQQKLVLDLLYYFFQTKEEDRKEAKVAKKVEAAKEELDRWEAYLGETKAFVAGPDFSMADVWFYPFIAQSVRMGLELEKFPNMKAYYDKVTARPSVQKSWPPHWKEEPPIISPFKGRI
- the LOC136275710 gene encoding glutathione S-transferase A-like isoform X1, with translation MAENMFLFWGSGSIPCWKPMIVLEEKGFGGYKNKLITFSNKEQKGEDILKLNPRGQVPTFKDGDIVVNESNAICEYLECTYTDKGTQLIPTDKAKRARVLQRMHEAAANMQQKLVLDLLYYFFQTKEEDRKEEEVAKKVEAAKEELDRWEAYLGETKAFVAGPDFSMADVWFYPFIAQSVRMGLELEKFPNMKAYYDKVTARPSVQKSWPPHWKEEPPIISPFKGRI